The following coding sequences lie in one Kamptonema formosum PCC 6407 genomic window:
- a CDS encoding ABC transporter permease: MQKTKRPLSYYLLAGFFGLFVLFLYGPFSAIFLLSLQGPEGQLTFPMRGFSFHWMSAVFGTQRVGDFVSAFGRSFTLGLLVMVITVIFSLLAGMAFRQKFMGSNWIFYLTISSLIVPSILISLGIGIVFNIVGLDTTWYSSALAGHLTWTLPFAFLIMVGVFNRFNPSYEEAARDMGASEIQTFSEVLLPLIASSLIGVGLFGFTLSYDEFTRTSLISGEKNTLPLEIFGMTTNVTTPAIYALGTMTTLFSFGLIALAFAGIQFLSRRQSQ, encoded by the coding sequence ATGCAAAAGACAAAACGCCCTCTTTCTTATTACCTATTAGCTGGTTTTTTTGGATTATTTGTTCTGTTTTTATACGGCCCATTTTCCGCTATCTTTCTACTTTCTCTGCAAGGGCCAGAAGGACAGTTAACCTTTCCCATGCGAGGTTTCAGCTTTCACTGGATGTCAGCAGTATTTGGCACTCAGCGTGTAGGAGATTTTGTCAGTGCCTTTGGTCGTTCTTTTACTTTAGGTTTGCTGGTGATGGTAATTACTGTCATTTTTAGCCTATTAGCTGGCATGGCATTTCGGCAAAAATTCATGGGTTCAAATTGGATTTTTTACTTAACAATTTCTAGTCTGATTGTTCCCAGTATTCTCATCTCTTTAGGCATTGGTATTGTCTTTAATATCGTTGGCTTAGATACCACTTGGTATTCATCAGCGCTGGCGGGACATCTGACCTGGACATTACCTTTTGCTTTCTTAATTATGGTGGGAGTATTCAATCGCTTTAATCCTAGCTATGAAGAAGCAGCACGAGATATGGGAGCCAGCGAAATCCAGACATTTTCAGAAGTTTTGCTGCCGTTAATTGCATCTAGTTTGATTGGAGTAGGTTTGTTTGGGTTTACCCTCTCCTACGATGAATTTACGCGCACTTCGTTAATTTCCGGGGAAAAGAATACCCTACCGCTAGAAATTTTTGGGATGACAACGAACGTGACAACTCCTGCAATTTACGCTTTAGGAACGATGACAACGCTTTTTTCCTTTGGATTAATTGCATTAGCTTTTGCTGGCATTCAGTTCTTGTCTCGTCGTCAGTCACAGTAG
- a CDS encoding amino acid ABC transporter permease, which produces MSYRPEFSVVWNNAGFLIQGVFLTFQLAIVSIAGGLVLGTIGAMGRTSGNAVFNGIAVAYVEFLRNTPFLIQLFFFFFGLPSLGIKLTSWQAAVLALAINFGAYSTEIIRAGIESIRKGQIEAGLALGFKKLQIFRHIILIPALGNVYPSLVSQIVIAILFTSVVSQISAEELTFVGNYLQSRTFRSFEIYLTITLIYVGIIWAIKAIAFLIQKKFFAFMQYTR; this is translated from the coding sequence ATGAGCTATAGACCTGAATTTTCAGTGGTTTGGAATAATGCAGGCTTTTTAATCCAAGGTGTTTTTTTAACATTTCAACTCGCTATTGTGTCCATTGCTGGCGGGTTAGTGCTAGGAACAATTGGCGCAATGGGAAGAACTTCTGGAAATGCTGTATTTAATGGCATTGCTGTAGCTTATGTGGAATTTCTTCGCAATACGCCTTTTCTGATTCAACTGTTCTTTTTCTTCTTTGGCTTGCCAAGTTTAGGAATTAAATTAACTTCTTGGCAAGCAGCGGTACTAGCACTAGCGATTAATTTTGGAGCCTATTCTACTGAGATCATTCGTGCTGGAATTGAAAGCATCCGTAAGGGACAAATTGAAGCGGGATTAGCGCTAGGATTCAAAAAACTACAGATTTTCAGACACATTATCCTCATCCCAGCTTTAGGTAATGTTTATCCATCTTTGGTTAGCCAAATTGTGATTGCAATTTTATTCACCAGTGTTGTCTCTCAAATTTCAGCGGAAGAATTGACCTTTGTAGGTAATTATTTGCAATCCCGTACCTTCCGGAGCTTTGAAATTTACTTGACGATTACTCTAATCTATGTGGGGATAATCTGGGCAATTAAAGCTATTGCCTTTCTGATCCAGAAAAAGTTTTTCGCCTTCATGCAATACACTCGCTAA
- a CDS encoding amino acid ABC transporter permease encodes MQEFTLSNILSNLLLATRWTIALSAIAFIGGGIVGFLVMLMRISPNKIIKYLSLIYVEFFQGTPLLMQLFLTFFGLSVIFNLNLSPWIAAAIALTTYTSAFLAEIWRGSVAAIPKGQWEASTALGLNYFKQLQRIILPQAIKMSIPPTVGFAVQVIKGTSLASVIGFVELTRSATAISNVTFKPFLVFTIAAVIYFCLCFPLSLWSKHLEQKFAYKY; translated from the coding sequence ATGCAAGAGTTTACCCTGTCGAATATCTTGAGCAATTTACTGCTAGCAACTAGATGGACAATTGCCCTTTCAGCAATTGCTTTTATCGGCGGCGGAATTGTAGGATTTCTAGTCATGCTAATGCGAATTTCACCTAACAAAATTATCAAGTATCTCAGCTTAATTTATGTTGAGTTTTTTCAAGGAACCCCGCTGCTGATGCAACTGTTCCTGACATTCTTCGGATTGTCTGTGATTTTTAACCTCAATTTATCTCCTTGGATAGCGGCCGCGATCGCACTGACAACTTACACAAGTGCTTTTTTAGCTGAGATATGGCGAGGTTCAGTTGCAGCCATTCCGAAAGGACAATGGGAAGCCTCTACAGCCTTGGGATTGAATTACTTTAAACAGCTTCAACGCATCATTTTGCCGCAAGCAATTAAGATGTCAATTCCCCCCACTGTAGGCTTTGCCGTGCAGGTAATTAAAGGCACATCTTTAGCATCTGTTATCGGCTTTGTAGAATTAACTCGCTCGGCTACGGCTATTAGTAATGTCACTTTCAAACCCTTCTTAGTGTTTACAATAGCGGCTGTAATTTATTTCTGTTTGTGTTTTCCGCTATCCCTTTGGAGCAAGCACTTAGAACAGAAGTTTGCTTACAAATACTAA
- a CDS encoding transporter substrate-binding domain-containing protein, whose product MLAVSLVVIFSIASCSSGSSITSKPVAGDVTSSQAVAAAPSQSTAPGTSTLDKIISAGKVRIAVPQDSPPFGSVGTDMQPQGYDIDVAKMLAESLEVKLELVPVTSTNRIPYLQSDRVDLVISSLGATPERAKSIYFSIAYAPFYSGIYGFPGINASSYTDLSGKTVGVTQGSLEDIELAKRAPKDIQIKRFEDNSTTASALLAGQIELMATGNTIANKISKDNPDKKIENKFVMKNSPCYIGVRRGDLDLLQWVNVFVTNKRLSGDLSELSKKWFGEPLQLPTF is encoded by the coding sequence ATGTTAGCAGTTAGTTTGGTTGTAATCTTCAGCATCGCCTCTTGTTCTAGCGGCAGTTCTATCACATCTAAACCTGTTGCTGGCGACGTTACAAGCAGTCAAGCAGTAGCCGCAGCACCCAGTCAAAGTACGGCACCAGGAACTTCCACACTCGATAAAATTATCAGTGCTGGTAAAGTGAGAATTGCCGTTCCTCAAGATTCTCCACCTTTTGGATCTGTGGGTACAGATATGCAGCCTCAAGGCTACGATATTGATGTTGCAAAGATGCTTGCAGAATCCTTAGAAGTGAAATTAGAATTAGTTCCCGTCACCAGTACCAACCGAATTCCTTACTTGCAAAGCGATCGCGTAGATTTGGTAATTTCTAGTTTAGGTGCAACTCCTGAGCGAGCTAAATCGATTTACTTTTCTATTGCTTACGCTCCTTTCTATTCTGGTATTTACGGTTTTCCCGGTATTAACGCCTCATCTTATACCGATTTATCAGGTAAGACTGTAGGAGTTACGCAAGGATCTTTAGAAGACATTGAATTAGCTAAACGCGCTCCCAAAGACATACAAATTAAGCGCTTTGAAGACAATAGCACCACCGCTTCAGCGCTCTTAGCTGGACAAATTGAACTGATGGCAACAGGTAATACGATCGCCAACAAAATCAGCAAAGATAATCCCGATAAAAAGATTGAAAACAAGTTCGTGATGAAAAATTCACCTTGCTACATCGGCGTGCGTCGAGGCGATTTAGATTTGCTGCAATGGGTGAACGTATTTGTCACCAATAAGCGACTCTCAGGCGATTTGAGCGAACTATCTAAGAAATGGTTTGGTGAGCCACTGCAACTACCTACTTTTTAA
- a CDS encoding amino acid ABC transporter ATP-binding protein, with product MTQSQPLSTSIEPTLNKAEAMITAKDVEKWYSNNFHVLRGVSLTVNQGEVVVIMGPSGSGKSTFIRTFNALEDYQKGSIEIDGIKLTHNLKNIEAIRREVGMVFQQFNLFPHLTVLENVQLAPVEVRGWNKAKAREIASELLERVGILSQAHKFPGQLSGGQQQRVAIARALAMQPKIMLFDEPTSALDPEMVREVLDVMRSLASTGITMVCVTHEVGFAREVADRIVFMAEGLIVEEATPQDFFNNPKHERTKQFLAQILH from the coding sequence ATGACACAATCTCAACCCCTCTCAACTTCCATCGAGCCGACATTGAACAAAGCAGAAGCGATGATTACTGCTAAGGATGTCGAGAAGTGGTACAGCAATAATTTTCATGTTTTACGCGGCGTTAGCCTCACCGTAAATCAAGGGGAAGTCGTTGTAATTATGGGGCCGTCAGGTTCGGGTAAATCTACCTTTATCCGCACGTTTAATGCTTTAGAAGATTATCAAAAAGGGAGCATTGAAATTGATGGCATCAAGCTAACTCACAACTTGAAAAATATTGAAGCAATTCGCCGCGAAGTGGGAATGGTTTTTCAACAATTCAATTTATTTCCTCACCTAACGGTGTTAGAAAATGTGCAACTTGCACCAGTTGAGGTACGCGGTTGGAACAAAGCAAAAGCGAGAGAAATTGCCTCAGAATTATTAGAGCGAGTGGGAATTTTGAGTCAAGCGCATAAATTCCCCGGTCAACTTTCTGGGGGACAGCAGCAACGGGTGGCGATCGCGCGTGCTTTAGCCATGCAACCGAAGATCATGTTATTCGATGAACCAACGTCTGCACTTGACCCGGAGATGGTGCGGGAGGTACTGGATGTGATGCGATCGCTCGCTAGCACCGGCATCACAATGGTTTGCGTAACCCACGAAGTAGGTTTTGCTCGTGAAGTTGCCGATCGCATCGTGTTTATGGCCGAAGGTTTGATTGTCGAAGAAGCCACCCCCCAAGACTTTTTTAACAATCCCAAGCACGAAAGAACTAAGCAATTTCTAGCACAGATTTTGCATTAG
- the hpxO gene encoding FAD-dependent urate hydroxylase HpxO — translation MHSLKIIIIGAGIGGLTAGIALRQAGYEVEIYDRVKELRPAGAGISLWSNGVKVLNRLGLGEKMAAIGGIMNKMQYRSLTGELLNDIDLQPLIEEVGQRPYPVARADLQKMLLEAYEGEVKLNSKCIGVEESENSVTAIFENGHRATGDLVIAADGIHSTLRKYVLGEEIHPQYGGYINWNGLVETSEDLAPKNTWVVYVGEYKRASLMPVAGNRLYFFFDVPLPKGTPSEPQNYRAELAEYFKGWAQPVQTLIKRIDPMKTSRPEINDVGPLDRFVRGRVALLGDSVHATCPDLGQGGCQAMEDGLVLTQYLLTTNLGVEYALKRYEAERKERANAVVMKARKRAEMIHGKEPEITEKWYQQLAHESPLEVTGAISKVIMAGPLH, via the coding sequence ATGCACAGCCTGAAAATTATCATCATCGGTGCCGGCATCGGCGGCTTGACCGCAGGTATAGCTTTGCGACAAGCTGGCTACGAGGTCGAAATTTACGATAGAGTCAAGGAACTGCGCCCCGCCGGGGCCGGAATTTCCCTATGGTCAAACGGCGTAAAAGTTCTTAATCGGCTGGGTTTGGGTGAAAAAATGGCCGCAATTGGCGGAATTATGAATAAGATGCAGTATCGCAGTTTGACGGGTGAACTGCTAAATGATATTGATTTGCAACCATTAATAGAAGAAGTTGGACAGCGCCCCTATCCTGTTGCCCGCGCAGATTTGCAAAAAATGTTGTTAGAAGCTTACGAAGGAGAAGTTAAGCTAAATTCCAAGTGCATTGGAGTTGAGGAAAGTGAAAATAGCGTGACTGCAATTTTTGAAAATGGACATCGCGCAACGGGGGATTTGGTAATTGCAGCAGATGGGATTCACTCAACCTTAAGAAAGTATGTATTGGGAGAGGAAATTCATCCTCAATATGGCGGTTATATCAACTGGAATGGATTAGTAGAAACGAGTGAAGATTTAGCCCCTAAAAATACTTGGGTTGTCTATGTTGGCGAATATAAACGAGCTTCGCTGATGCCTGTAGCTGGCAATAGACTATACTTCTTCTTCGATGTACCCCTACCAAAAGGTACACCGTCTGAACCGCAGAATTATCGAGCTGAATTAGCCGAATATTTTAAAGGTTGGGCGCAACCAGTACAAACCCTAATTAAACGGATCGATCCCATGAAAACCAGTCGCCCAGAAATCAATGATGTGGGCCCGCTCGATCGATTTGTTCGCGGTAGAGTGGCGTTATTAGGAGATTCCGTACACGCAACTTGTCCAGATTTAGGGCAAGGTGGTTGTCAAGCAATGGAAGATGGATTGGTTTTAACTCAATATTTACTAACAACAAATTTAGGAGTTGAATATGCTCTCAAACGCTACGAAGCAGAACGAAAAGAACGCGCAAATGCAGTAGTTATGAAAGCTCGTAAGCGTGCAGAAATGATTCATGGAAAAGAACCAGAAATTACCGAAAAATGGTATCAACAGCTAGCACATGAAAGCCCTTTAGAGGTGACTGGTGCTATTTCTAAAGTGATTATGGCAGGGCCTCTGCATTGA
- the uraH gene encoding hydroxyisourate hydrolase has protein sequence MTGKLTTHVLNTAQGCPAANMIVELWTINIQSGEKILLKTISTNIDGRTDAPLLAEDELKIGVYELVFAVGDYFAKESAIATQPPFLDRVPIQFGIADTTIHYHVPLLVSPWSYSTYRGS, from the coding sequence ATGACAGGTAAACTGACAACTCATGTATTAAATACAGCTCAAGGATGTCCAGCAGCTAATATGATTGTAGAACTCTGGACTATCAATATCCAATCAGGAGAAAAGATACTGTTGAAAACAATATCTACCAATATTGATGGGCGTACAGATGCTCCTTTGCTAGCAGAAGATGAACTAAAAATTGGCGTTTACGAACTTGTATTTGCAGTCGGAGATTATTTTGCTAAAGAAAGTGCGATCGCCACCCAACCACCCTTTTTAGATCGCGTGCCAATTCAGTTTGGTATCGCCGATACTACAATACATTATCACGTCCCTTTGCTCGTCTCCCCTTGGTCTTATAGCACCTATCGAGGTAGCTGA
- a CDS encoding aromatic ring-hydroxylating dioxygenase subunit alpha, translating to MLVTKQPAFKRFWYPVIPMTELSDRPVPFELLSQPIVLWLTAEGKPAAVEDKCCHRTAKLSLGKVVNGNICCAYHGWTFNPCGECVHVPQISEGTISSSYKVKAYPCVERYGYAWVCLGEPLIDIPNITEAFDPDYRQIHEFYETWNCAGLRVMENELDMAHPTFVHTTTFGSEDHLTPDSMEFQEKEWELHYRSTLGVTNPKEQQDNLKMEEEKTVRTIDGVWFMPFTVKLKIAYPNGLVHIIVNTMTPINDSSSQMVQFCLRNDTEADTKSSDIIAFDRAVTLEDKRILESTDYDIPLELNKEQHMLTDKPGIIIRKKVAAFLKAQGEREQTVNC from the coding sequence ATGTTAGTCACAAAACAACCAGCCTTCAAACGTTTTTGGTATCCTGTCATTCCCATGACAGAGTTATCCGATCGACCCGTACCCTTTGAATTATTAAGTCAGCCAATAGTTCTCTGGTTAACAGCAGAAGGAAAACCCGCCGCCGTAGAAGATAAATGCTGTCATCGCACTGCCAAACTGTCTCTAGGAAAAGTCGTTAATGGCAATATTTGCTGTGCTTATCATGGCTGGACTTTCAACCCCTGCGGAGAGTGCGTCCACGTTCCACAAATCAGTGAAGGGACTATTTCTTCAAGCTACAAAGTCAAAGCTTATCCCTGTGTTGAGCGCTATGGCTATGCTTGGGTATGTCTAGGAGAACCCTTGATAGATATTCCGAATATTACTGAAGCTTTCGATCCAGACTATCGCCAAATTCACGAATTTTACGAAACCTGGAATTGTGCAGGTTTGCGAGTCATGGAAAACGAATTAGATATGGCTCATCCTACCTTTGTCCATACAACAACCTTTGGCAGTGAAGATCATCTTACTCCAGATTCTATGGAGTTCCAAGAGAAAGAATGGGAACTGCACTATCGCAGCACTTTGGGAGTAACTAATCCCAAAGAACAGCAGGACAATCTCAAAATGGAGGAAGAAAAAACAGTCCGAACTATAGACGGAGTTTGGTTCATGCCGTTTACAGTTAAATTGAAAATTGCCTACCCTAACGGACTGGTTCATATTATCGTTAATACGATGACTCCGATTAATGATTCGAGTTCTCAAATGGTACAATTTTGTCTGCGGAATGATACAGAAGCCGACACTAAAAGCAGCGATATTATTGCCTTCGATCGCGCTGTAACTTTAGAAGATAAACGCATTCTGGAAAGCACAGACTATGATATACCATTGGAACTAAATAAAGAGCAACATATGCTCACCGATAAGCCAGGTATTATCATCCGCAAGAAAGTAGCAGCTTTTTTAAAAGCGCAGGGTGAACGCGAACAAACTGTTAACTGTTAA
- a CDS encoding 8-oxoguanine deaminase — translation MTTLLVKNIHTLITMDATRREIRSGAIFIRDNVIEQVGTSQELSQTADEVLDLQGRYIVLPGLVNTHHHFCQTLTRVIPKSQNCDLFNWLTNLYPIWANLTAEAIYISAQMAAAELILSGCTTASDHLYIYPNDSTLDDEIRGIQEIGMRFHASRGSMSVGESLGGLPPDALVEKEPDILKDSQRLIEQYHDNSRHAMLRITLAPCSPFSVSQDLMRESAAMARSYQGVRLHTHLAENKADVTYSLENFGMIPGDYAESVGWLGEDVWHAHCVQLSDESILKFGKTGTGVAHCPCSNMRLASGIAPLRKMLDNKVPVGLGVDGSASNDAGNLLQEARTAFLLARVGSCDASIMTAREILEVATIGGAKVLGRDDIGYLAPGMSADFIAINIDRPQFAGAHHDLVAALIFCQVNSVDYSFINGKKVVDRGRLTTVELETLVEKTNRIAHQLVA, via the coding sequence ATGACAACTTTACTCGTCAAAAATATCCATACTCTTATCACAATGGATGCGACGCGAAGAGAAATTCGCAGTGGTGCTATCTTTATTCGAGACAACGTAATTGAGCAAGTAGGAACCTCTCAAGAACTATCGCAAACAGCCGATGAAGTTTTAGATTTACAAGGAAGATATATCGTACTTCCCGGTTTAGTGAATACTCATCACCACTTCTGTCAAACTCTAACGCGGGTCATCCCAAAATCGCAAAATTGCGACTTATTTAACTGGCTGACAAATCTTTACCCCATTTGGGCAAATCTGACAGCAGAGGCGATTTATATCAGCGCTCAAATGGCAGCCGCAGAATTAATTTTGTCTGGCTGTACAACTGCTAGCGATCACCTCTATATCTATCCGAATGATTCCACTTTGGATGATGAAATTCGCGGGATTCAAGAGATTGGAATGCGGTTTCATGCCAGCCGAGGCAGTATGAGTGTGGGTGAGAGTTTAGGCGGATTACCACCCGATGCTTTAGTAGAAAAAGAACCAGATATTCTCAAAGATTCTCAGCGGTTAATTGAGCAATATCATGATAATTCTCGTCATGCTATGCTACGGATTACTCTTGCACCTTGTTCGCCTTTTTCTGTTTCCCAAGACTTGATGCGGGAGTCCGCAGCAATGGCACGTTCTTATCAGGGAGTGAGGCTACATACGCATTTAGCAGAAAATAAGGCTGATGTTACTTATAGTTTGGAAAATTTCGGCATGATTCCTGGCGATTATGCAGAGTCAGTTGGTTGGTTAGGTGAGGATGTTTGGCACGCTCATTGCGTACAATTAAGCGATGAATCTATTTTGAAATTTGGTAAAACAGGGACTGGTGTTGCTCATTGTCCTTGTAGTAATATGCGTCTTGCTAGTGGGATTGCTCCGCTCCGTAAAATGCTAGATAATAAAGTGCCGGTGGGGTTAGGCGTGGATGGTTCTGCTTCTAATGATGCTGGTAATTTATTACAGGAAGCACGCACGGCTTTTCTCCTAGCTCGCGTTGGTAGTTGCGATGCTTCGATTATGACTGCTCGTGAGATATTAGAAGTAGCAACAATTGGCGGTGCTAAGGTTTTAGGTAGAGATGATATTGGCTATCTTGCGCCTGGGATGTCTGCTGATTTTATTGCTATTAATATCGATCGTCCGCAGTTTGCTGGAGCTCATCACGATTTGGTAGCGGCGTTGATTTTCTGTCAGGTAAATTCTGTGGATTATAGTTTTATTAATGGTAAAAAAGTGGTCGATCGCGGACGGCTAACTACGGTTGAATTAGAAACTTTGGTGGAGAAAACTAATCGCATTGCTCATCAATTGGTAGCTTGA
- the uraD gene encoding 2-oxo-4-hydroxy-4-carboxy-5-ureidoimidazoline decarboxylase, with protein sequence MFYTIAELNQMSQDEFVTALGAVFEHTPAIAHQTWYQRPFTHVTHLYQQMIAVVNAMSREEQLALIQAHPDLGSKAKMAEASVKEQAGVELDRLTPEEYDRFQAFNQAYKDRFGFPFIVAVRNHRKTTILEAFERRLQNSADVEMQEAIAQINQIAQFRLFDLLHQ encoded by the coding sequence ATGTTTTATACAATTGCTGAGTTAAATCAGATGAGCCAAGACGAGTTTGTTACAGCGTTAGGTGCGGTGTTTGAACATACGCCTGCGATCGCGCACCAAACTTGGTATCAACGCCCCTTTACTCATGTTACCCATCTGTATCAGCAGATGATTGCTGTGGTAAATGCCATGAGTCGGGAGGAACAACTAGCGTTAATTCAAGCTCATCCCGATCTCGGAAGTAAAGCTAAAATGGCGGAAGCTTCTGTAAAAGAACAGGCTGGTGTTGAGTTGGATCGGCTGACTCCAGAAGAATACGATCGCTTTCAAGCATTCAACCAAGCATACAAGGATCGATTCGGTTTTCCCTTTATTGTTGCAGTCAGGAACCATCGCAAAACGACTATCCTCGAAGCGTTTGAGCGTCGTTTGCAAAATTCAGCGGATGTGGAAATGCAAGAGGCGATCGCACAAATCAACCAAATTGCCCAGTTTCGTTTATTTGACCTTCTCCATCAATAG
- a CDS encoding GntR family transcriptional regulator — MTLTLSSGSIHRSQSLHEQTYKTLRTAILSGELASGERLIETQLAQTLQVSRTPIREALRQLQRENLVTDTSAGLRVAALSIADAVYLYDCRIALEQLSVAEACQNATPEQLEKLDFVVQQAENVKDQQLQPLTNYQLLHMDYNFHRLLAESSGNPWLVSFLDQLFDKMALLRIRTMQQNPGVLEIRSEHRRIYLAVVERNQEVAMTAIREHLIASKARVIREIQQLQQKSDFAESV; from the coding sequence ATGACTTTAACTCTTTCGTCGGGTTCAATTCATCGCTCTCAGTCTCTCCACGAGCAAACTTATAAAACTCTTCGGACTGCAATTCTGTCCGGCGAATTAGCTAGTGGAGAGCGTTTAATAGAAACTCAATTGGCCCAAACGCTACAAGTTAGCCGAACTCCAATTCGAGAAGCTTTGCGACAACTTCAAAGAGAGAACTTAGTAACCGATACCAGTGCGGGATTGCGTGTTGCTGCACTTTCCATCGCTGATGCAGTCTATCTTTACGATTGTCGCATTGCCCTAGAGCAATTATCAGTAGCAGAAGCCTGTCAAAATGCTACACCAGAACAGTTAGAAAAACTTGACTTTGTAGTGCAGCAAGCAGAGAATGTAAAAGATCAACAATTGCAACCATTAACGAATTATCAACTCCTCCACATGGACTATAATTTTCATCGGTTGCTAGCGGAAAGTTCCGGCAATCCCTGGTTAGTATCTTTTCTGGATCAACTATTTGATAAAATGGCACTGTTGCGAATTCGCACCATGCAGCAAAATCCAGGCGTGCTGGAAATTCGGAGCGAACACCGCCGGATCTATCTAGCAGTAGTAGAACGCAATCAAGAAGTAGCAATGACGGCAATTAGAGAACATTTAATTGCTAGTAAAGCACGAGTAATCCGAGAAATTCAGCAACTACAACAGAAATCTGATTTTGCTGAATCTGTCTGA
- a CDS encoding gamma-glutamylcyclotransferase family protein has translation MTSDNLNTKRIFICGSALRGQPDHKNLQTAKFIKEAKTQPKYRLHAAGDGWHPAIYEVEIGGISIPGEVYEITLEEFDNLASTEPPNMYPADVVLVDGEVLTAFLYPQELVQKYNWPDISDLGGWAAYKASA, from the coding sequence ATGACCTCAGACAACTTAAATACCAAACGGATCTTTATCTGTGGCTCGGCTTTACGCGGACAGCCAGACCACAAAAATCTGCAAACGGCTAAATTTATTAAAGAAGCAAAAACTCAACCCAAATATCGCCTTCATGCTGCTGGCGACGGTTGGCATCCCGCAATTTATGAAGTAGAAATTGGGGGTATTTCTATCCCTGGTGAAGTGTACGAAATCACCCTAGAAGAGTTTGACAATTTAGCATCAACGGAACCGCCGAATATGTATCCGGCTGATGTGGTACTTGTTGATGGAGAAGTATTGACAGCTTTCCTCTATCCCCAAGAATTAGTGCAGAAATATAACTGGCCGGATATTTCGGACTTGGGAGGTTGGGCTGCTTATAAAGCGAGTGCTTGA
- the puuE gene encoding allantoinase PuuE, which produces MSANYPRDMTGYGRFSPDPQWPNRARIAVQFVINYEEGGETCILHGDQSSETFLSEIVGAIPLMGVRHLNMESCYEYGSRTGFWRLHRIFTQRGIPVTVYGVAMALERNPEAVAAMLETDWEIASHGYRWIDYKYFGEEAEREHLQKAIALHAKVTGNRPLGWYTGRTSPHTRKLVVEAGGFLYDSDSYADDLPYWVRDYGKPHLVIPYTLDNNDMRFATNQGFNSGDQFFAYLRDAFDVLYSEGETAPKMMSVGLHCRLVGRPGRAAALARFLDYVQQHERVWLCRRIDIARHWHKYHQPS; this is translated from the coding sequence ATGTCAGCAAATTATCCACGAGATATGACTGGGTACGGCCGTTTTTCACCCGATCCTCAATGGCCAAATCGAGCCCGAATTGCAGTGCAGTTTGTGATTAATTATGAAGAGGGTGGAGAAACTTGTATCCTGCATGGCGATCAGTCTTCCGAGACATTTTTATCAGAAATTGTAGGTGCTATCCCCTTAATGGGAGTGCGGCATCTTAACATGGAATCCTGCTATGAATACGGCAGTCGGACAGGTTTTTGGCGACTGCACAGAATATTTACACAAAGGGGAATTCCTGTTACAGTTTATGGGGTAGCGATGGCCTTGGAACGCAACCCGGAAGCAGTGGCGGCGATGTTAGAAACTGATTGGGAAATTGCTAGTCACGGCTATCGGTGGATTGATTATAAATATTTTGGGGAGGAAGCAGAACGGGAACATTTACAGAAGGCGATCGCACTTCATGCAAAAGTTACTGGTAATCGTCCCCTTGGTTGGTATACTGGGCGTACCAGTCCTCATACTCGTAAATTAGTTGTAGAAGCAGGCGGATTTCTGTACGATTCTGATAGCTATGCTGACGATTTACCCTATTGGGTTCGCGATTACGGCAAACCTCATTTAGTCATTCCTTATACGCTAGATAATAATGATATGCGGTTTGCAACTAATCAAGGATTTAATTCGGGCGATCAGTTTTTTGCCTATCTTCGAGATGCCTTTGATGTACTCTATTCTGAGGGAGAAACAGCACCAAAAATGATGAGTGTGGGATTGCATTGTCGCCTGGTGGGAAGGCCGGGAAGGGCCGCTGCTTTGGCGAGATTTTTGGATTATGTGCAGCAGCACGAACGAGTGTGGTTATGCCGTAGAATTGATATTGCTAGGCATTGGCATAAATATCATCAACCGAGTTAA